Proteins found in one Crassostrea angulata isolate pt1a10 chromosome 3, ASM2561291v2, whole genome shotgun sequence genomic segment:
- the LOC128176662 gene encoding uncharacterized protein LOC128176662 yields MRIAQFKDKVEKIVTRKAATSSNPVHDDNETETKRRYNLRKRKLQDEKDHCPSNTNKNRRIIWLHNDGPTKVSKLKTNTLRRSKRGATKRTFSTEQADEKKSSHKKQKWNPGKRIPTKSLKRKIQSSMNTISNSRKKAKTLPTFNKKSGISTSVNMKKAPSLAMKETKSSSTLAPAVKGRVRASPNIKGNQEGSRKTNPSPQKKRKAARVKRSTPEKKLQIRTQRSKKERCCKELPGMFAKMFLKKLDLVSCIKGMDENNYSQIPGISVTHDNLVWVNHLQNKKEVKLYNSAGELLRSFDLDYYPVFNSCMPNGDLLVTRIHTVGAKPIVELFSREGKTRMLADLSTHTEKLSGIIYQDERIYVIGHSCYKSSILKLDMNGEVEEVFEPKPECITIEHIISQNGQIFALKNDIFSMHLLGSDKISSEAINKVVVDKSYSASASVDNFGNIIIGVHSPGPKIVIIDPRLERKHEIRCDFSERIRSTAVDKQNHLWIGTDDGHLYIAKYLK; encoded by the exons ATGAGAATTGCTCAGTTTAAAG ATAAAGTTGAGAAGATTGTTACAAGAAAAGCAGCTACAAGCAGTAATCCTGTACATGATGATAATGAGACTGAAACTAAGCGGCGATATAATCTCAGGAAAAGAAAATTGCAGGACGAGAAAG ATCATTGTCCTTCGAATACTAATAAAAATCGACGAATAATTTGGCTACACAATGATGGGCCAACAAAagtttcaaaattgaaaacaaatacattgaGAAGAAGTAAAAGAGGGGCTACCAAAAGGACGTTTTCAACAGAACAAGccgatgaaaaaaaatcatcacataaaaaacaaaaatggaatCCGGGGAAAAGAATTCCAACAAAGTCTCTCAAAAGAAAGATTCAATCCTCCATGAACACAATTTCTAACAGCCgcaaaaaagcaaaaacactccCAACGTTCAATAAAAAGTCTGGAATATCTACATCTGTCAATATGAAGAAAGCCCCCTCTTTAGCGATGAAAGAAACAAAGTCATCATCAACGTTAGCTCCTGCAGTAAAAGGAAGAGTACGCGCTTCTCCTAATATAAAAGGAAATCAAGAGGGTTCACGGAAAACAAACCCGTCTCCtcaaaaaaagagaaaagcaGCTCGAGTGAAGAGGTCGACTCCTgagaaaaaattgcaaattagAACCCAGCGATCAAAGAAAGAAAGATGTTGTAAAGAGTTGCCAGGGATGTTTGCGAAAATGTTTCTGAAGAAATTAGATCTAGTATCATGCATTAAGGGCATGGATGAAAATAACTATTCGCAAATACCTGGAATAAGCGTTACTCACGATAACCTTGTATGGGTGAACCATCTGCAGAATAAAAAAGAGGTGAAACTATACAATTCTGCTGGGGAGCTTCTTAGATCTTTTGATTTAGACTACTATCCAGTTTTCAATTCTTGCATGCCAAATGGCGATCTGCTGGTGACACGAATCCACACTGTCGGGGCCAAACCTATCGTGGAATTATTTTCTCGGGAAGGAAAGACAAGAATGCTTGCAGATCTTTCTACACACACCGAAAAACTGAGTGGAATTATTTATCAGGACGAGAGAATATACGTCATAGGTCACAGCTGCTACAAGTCCAGCATTCTTAAACTTGACATGAACGGAGAAGTAGAGGAAGTCTTTGAACCAAAACCTGAATGCATTACGATAGAGCATATCATTTCTCAAAATGGTCAAATCTTTGCCctgaaaaatgacattttctCCATGCATCTGCTGGGTTCTGATAAAATTTCATCTGAGGCTATTAACAAAGTAGTGGTTGACAAATCATATTCAGCAAGTGCGTCTGTTGACAACTTTGGAAACATTATTATCGGAGTACACTCACCGGGTCCTAAGATTGTCATAATCGATCCAAGGCTAGAGCGTAAGCACGAGATACGTTGTGATTTCTCAGAGAGGATCCGCTCCACAGCTGTCGACAAACAAAACCATCTCTGGATTGGAACTGATGATGGACATTTGTACATAGCAAAATATCTTAAATAA